The proteins below come from a single Crateriforma spongiae genomic window:
- a CDS encoding family 78 glycoside hydrolase catalytic domain encodes MRYTTLIMVTWLTIAGSGAQEVDIASISKPKADASGPEVFADMADRGYIPLFNGKDLTGWRNPYPHGEAKVVDGEIHLLADKKFFLVTEQKYSDFRLSVEIHLPEGPANSGVMFRCHVDDEAAKKVYGYQAECDGSDRRWSGGLYDESRRGWVWPSTAGRSTDQFLQHSDESKQFFATPRVRDALNRNGWNRYVITCMKDLIRIEVNGVETTRFRDTTDASGYIGIQHHGEKGQTYRFRNLFIKPLPVIPGLDHVKLTEQEPVTIRRVDDKTTQIDFGKVAFGNIVMPVPASGRGTAKVHFGEKLKDGSIDREPPGTVRYGMTQIRLGQQRGNWIVPTPVDERNIEQAGLMYANPPAVLTPPQWRSVMPFRWVEIEGLDADFPYELIRRRAAYSAAWNDDASSFQCSSDILNRIWGLCKYSIKATTFAGVYVDGDRERIPYEGDAYLNQLSHYTTDDDVTMAARTFDWLMENGTWPTEWAPHMVFMAHAHWMHTGDTQWLKHRYEELKTKTLIHRCGDDGLVRSDELDQSRHDIVDWPKNERDGFVFTEVNTVVNAFHIQALKQMSEMAKAVGKEEEAQAFQARAEMATASLNDQALNQETGIYRDGVGTDHSSLHANFFPLAFGIVPEENRQSVTSWLQQRGMQCSVYAAQYLMDALFANGGDQHAIDLMTADGDRSWKHMIDSGTTISWEAWDMKYKPNQDWNHAWGAAPANLLPRYVLGVQPNVPGWSNAMIRPCTSGLSFARGKVPTPLGPVEVDWTNDDAFRMTVALPPEMTAKLNLPGGKDTTGVFIDGSKVDATRSGERWIVGQMIQGTTTVEVR; translated from the coding sequence TTGCGATACACGACACTGATCATGGTCACGTGGCTGACGATTGCTGGTTCGGGCGCGCAAGAAGTCGACATTGCATCCATATCAAAACCCAAGGCAGACGCGTCGGGTCCCGAAGTGTTTGCCGATATGGCCGACCGTGGCTACATCCCGCTTTTCAACGGAAAGGACCTGACCGGCTGGAGAAACCCCTATCCGCACGGTGAAGCCAAGGTGGTGGACGGTGAAATCCACTTGCTGGCGGATAAGAAGTTCTTCCTGGTGACCGAACAGAAATATTCGGATTTTCGGCTCAGTGTTGAAATTCACTTGCCCGAAGGTCCCGCCAATTCAGGCGTGATGTTTCGCTGTCATGTGGACGATGAAGCCGCAAAAAAAGTCTACGGCTATCAGGCCGAATGCGACGGTTCCGATCGACGGTGGTCAGGCGGACTTTACGATGAATCTCGACGCGGCTGGGTCTGGCCGAGCACGGCCGGACGTTCCACCGATCAATTCTTGCAACATTCCGATGAATCCAAACAATTCTTTGCGACGCCGCGCGTCCGTGATGCACTGAATCGCAATGGATGGAATCGATACGTCATCACGTGTATGAAGGATCTGATTCGGATCGAAGTCAATGGAGTGGAAACCACTCGGTTCCGTGACACGACGGACGCCAGCGGATACATCGGGATCCAGCACCATGGTGAAAAGGGACAAACCTATCGGTTTCGCAACTTGTTTATCAAACCCTTGCCTGTGATTCCTGGTCTAGACCATGTCAAGCTGACCGAGCAAGAACCCGTCACGATTCGACGTGTCGACGACAAAACCACCCAAATCGATTTTGGAAAAGTCGCCTTTGGAAACATTGTGATGCCGGTTCCAGCGTCCGGTCGTGGCACTGCCAAAGTGCACTTTGGCGAAAAACTGAAGGACGGTTCAATTGATCGTGAACCGCCGGGGACGGTTCGTTACGGAATGACACAGATTCGTCTCGGACAGCAACGAGGAAACTGGATTGTGCCGACCCCGGTGGATGAGCGCAATATTGAACAGGCGGGTTTGATGTACGCGAATCCACCCGCCGTACTGACACCGCCGCAATGGCGATCGGTGATGCCGTTCCGTTGGGTGGAAATCGAAGGTCTGGACGCAGATTTTCCGTACGAACTGATTCGCCGTCGCGCCGCGTATTCGGCGGCTTGGAATGACGACGCAAGTTCATTTCAGTGTTCCAGCGACATCCTGAATCGCATTTGGGGTCTGTGCAAATACAGCATCAAAGCCACGACGTTTGCCGGCGTTTATGTGGACGGAGATCGCGAACGGATCCCTTACGAAGGTGACGCTTACCTGAATCAATTGAGCCACTATACGACGGACGACGACGTCACCATGGCGGCACGCACCTTCGACTGGTTGATGGAAAACGGAACTTGGCCGACCGAATGGGCGCCTCACATGGTCTTCATGGCCCATGCCCATTGGATGCACACGGGGGACACCCAGTGGCTGAAGCATCGCTACGAAGAATTGAAAACCAAGACGCTGATTCACCGCTGTGGCGATGACGGATTGGTTCGCAGCGACGAATTGGATCAAAGTCGGCACGACATCGTGGATTGGCCCAAAAACGAACGTGACGGCTTTGTGTTCACCGAGGTCAACACGGTGGTCAATGCGTTTCACATTCAAGCGCTGAAACAGATGAGCGAGATGGCGAAAGCCGTTGGCAAGGAAGAGGAAGCACAAGCCTTTCAGGCGAGAGCAGAGATGGCCACGGCATCGCTAAATGATCAAGCCTTGAATCAGGAGACCGGTATCTATCGTGATGGTGTCGGTACGGATCATAGCAGTCTGCATGCGAACTTCTTTCCGCTGGCTTTCGGGATTGTTCCCGAGGAAAACCGTCAGAGTGTCACGTCATGGCTGCAGCAACGAGGAATGCAATGCAGCGTCTATGCCGCGCAGTATTTGATGGACGCTTTGTTCGCCAATGGTGGCGATCAGCACGCAATCGATCTGATGACCGCCGACGGGGACCGAAGTTGGAAACACATGATCGACAGCGGCACAACGATCAGTTGGGAAGCCTGGGACATGAAGTACAAACCCAATCAGGATTGGAACCATGCTTGGGGCGCGGCCCCTGCGAACCTGCTGCCGCGTTACGTCTTGGGTGTTCAGCCGAACGTCCCCGGTTGGTCAAACGCTATGATTCGTCCCTGCACCAGCGGTCTGTCGTTCGCCCGTGGCAAAGTCCCCACACCGCTTGGCCCCGTCGAAGTCGACTGGACGAACGATGACGCCTTTCGCATGACAGTGGCGCTGCCACCTGAAATGACGGCGAAATTGAACCTGCCGGGCGGCAAAGACACCACGGGCGTGTTCATCGACGGATCCAAGGTCGATGCGACACGCAGCGGAGAACGATGGATCGTCGGTCAAATGATCCAGGGGACGACCACCGTCGAAGTGCGATAG
- a CDS encoding DUF4914 family protein, whose translation MPLKELPELTLSQSAMSVLEAAEAENRLSLVGSVAELVEAAAPVDQRDAAGYYTVGYDIPGKGFIPEAKVCEVKNGIAANYLDPYMRRRDPNCMVIGDNRETDKPRYEDRFGEAFDGLRQETFEWLKTQPLSCFFFETGSKDDPIRAVAICPTNAAFFALGLAMLQGIVPLEKVRKAGSEYFHKAILYIAPPFRHTHFEGKQVVVHNRRFDDMGSDGNTTTLHELFSYNLYPGPSAKKGVYGMLLTAGERDEQPWTTAHCSTVQVITPYDNTTTIMHEGASGGGKSEMLEQMHRESDGRLKLATNLITGDERFLTIPRACELHPVTDDMALCHPDLKGPDERTRKVTLVDAEAAWFIRVNHITRYGTDPHLEALTTHPPGPILHLNIDTVPGSTALIWEHIQDEPGVPCPNPRVVMPREYYPNIVDAPVTVDIRSFGVRCPPCTIEKPTYGIMGLFHVLPPALAWLWRLVAPRGHGNPSIVDTGGMQSEGVGSYWPFATGRRVDQANILLDQITDTTDTMFVLIPNQHIGCWDVGFAPQWTVREYLARRGASKFRDSELVEARCPLLGRHRHTMQVEGQIIGTWFFDVSKQPEVGEAAYDAGAEILFDFFKTQLANFNSPDLSATGREIIDACLQGASVSDYDDMIKV comes from the coding sequence ATGCCACTGAAAGAACTGCCGGAATTAACCCTCTCGCAATCAGCGATGAGTGTTTTGGAGGCCGCCGAAGCTGAAAACCGCCTGTCCCTGGTCGGTTCCGTTGCCGAATTAGTCGAAGCTGCGGCACCGGTCGACCAGCGAGACGCCGCCGGATATTACACCGTCGGGTATGACATCCCCGGCAAAGGCTTCATTCCCGAAGCCAAGGTGTGCGAAGTCAAAAATGGCATCGCGGCCAACTATTTGGATCCGTACATGCGACGTCGGGATCCGAACTGCATGGTCATCGGTGACAATCGCGAAACCGACAAGCCACGCTACGAAGACCGATTCGGTGAAGCTTTTGATGGGCTTCGGCAAGAAACGTTCGAATGGCTGAAAACCCAGCCGTTGTCCTGTTTCTTTTTCGAAACCGGCAGCAAAGACGACCCCATTCGCGCCGTTGCGATCTGTCCGACCAACGCGGCCTTCTTCGCACTTGGCTTGGCCATGCTGCAAGGTATCGTGCCGTTGGAAAAGGTCCGCAAGGCGGGCAGTGAGTATTTCCACAAAGCCATTCTGTACATCGCGCCGCCGTTTCGGCACACGCATTTCGAAGGCAAGCAAGTGGTTGTCCACAATCGTCGCTTTGACGATATGGGCAGCGATGGAAACACGACGACGCTTCACGAACTGTTTTCGTACAACTTGTATCCCGGCCCGTCCGCCAAGAAGGGCGTCTATGGGATGTTGTTGACCGCGGGCGAACGTGACGAACAACCTTGGACCACCGCACACTGCAGCACGGTTCAGGTCATCACGCCGTATGACAACACCACAACCATCATGCACGAAGGTGCGTCCGGCGGTGGTAAGTCGGAAATGCTGGAACAAATGCACCGCGAATCCGACGGTCGTTTGAAACTGGCCACCAACCTGATCACCGGTGATGAGCGGTTCCTGACGATTCCACGTGCGTGTGAATTGCATCCGGTCACCGATGACATGGCACTGTGTCACCCGGATCTGAAAGGTCCCGACGAACGGACACGCAAAGTGACGTTGGTGGACGCTGAAGCCGCTTGGTTCATTCGTGTGAATCACATCACTCGGTACGGCACCGACCCGCACTTGGAAGCGTTGACCACGCATCCCCCGGGACCGATCCTTCACTTGAACATCGATACCGTTCCCGGTTCGACGGCACTGATTTGGGAACACATCCAAGACGAACCCGGCGTCCCCTGTCCCAACCCTCGAGTCGTGATGCCGCGGGAATACTATCCCAACATCGTCGACGCACCGGTCACCGTGGATATTCGATCCTTCGGTGTGCGATGCCCACCGTGCACCATCGAAAAGCCGACCTACGGCATCATGGGTCTGTTCCATGTCTTGCCGCCCGCCCTGGCTTGGTTGTGGCGATTGGTGGCACCTCGTGGCCATGGCAACCCGTCGATCGTCGACACCGGCGGCATGCAGTCCGAAGGCGTGGGATCGTATTGGCCGTTCGCGACCGGACGTCGTGTCGACCAAGCCAACATCCTGTTGGATCAAATCACCGATACCACCGACACCATGTTCGTGCTGATTCCCAACCAACACATCGGTTGCTGGGATGTCGGATTCGCTCCGCAGTGGACCGTCCGTGAATACCTGGCACGACGCGGGGCATCCAAGTTCCGTGATAGCGAATTGGTCGAAGCCCGATGTCCGTTGCTTGGTCGGCATCGTCACACGATGCAGGTCGAAGGCCAAATCATCGGTACTTGGTTCTTTGACGTTTCGAAGCAACCCGAAGTGGGCGAAGCCGCCTACGACGCGGGCGCCGAGATCTTGTTCGACTTCTTCAAGACGCAACTGGCGAATTTCAATTCGCCCGATTTGTCGGCGACCGGACGAGAAATCATCGATGCCTGTTTGCAGGGCGCTAGCGTGTCCGATTACGACGACATGATCAAAGTTTGA
- a CDS encoding sulfatase family protein: protein MTMRLLIATVCPLVLVIAWPAFAGADTSEHGSTESEPLNVLLLYADDWRHDTLGIAGNPVVQTPTLDELSREGIRFTQNCVTTSICGVSRATLFTGQWMSRHGNRSFKPWTTPWQKTFPGLLREHGYFVGHVGKWHNGKIPADKFDFSRSYFGKHWVTQPDGSKIHVTEKNEMDALEFLKTRPTDQPFCLTVAFFATHAEDSNPKQFLPQPESMSLYRDVTVPVAPNATQESFERLPDFVGNEKNEGRNRWHWRFDTPQKYQTMMKNYYRLATEVDATCGRILAELEKQGLGDNTLVIFTTDNGYYHAEHGLADKWYPHQESIRVPLIIRDPRMPDSIRGQTNDAFTLNVDLAPTILSATGVDVPETMQGRDVSSLYLADQESDWRSEFFYEHPMLRSKDFIPASEALVRRDWKYFYWPEFDHEQLFDLRSDPREENDLAGDPEHADTLRDMRDRFAELKAAAR from the coding sequence ATGACAATGCGACTTCTGATTGCCACCGTGTGCCCGTTGGTTCTGGTGATTGCATGGCCGGCGTTTGCTGGCGCGGATACGTCCGAACACGGTTCAACTGAATCCGAACCGCTGAATGTGTTGCTGCTGTACGCCGATGATTGGCGTCACGACACGTTGGGCATTGCAGGAAACCCGGTAGTTCAAACACCAACGCTAGACGAACTTTCACGGGAAGGAATCCGGTTCACGCAAAACTGCGTCACGACGTCGATATGCGGTGTCAGTCGTGCGACGCTTTTTACCGGCCAATGGATGTCACGCCACGGCAATCGCTCCTTCAAACCCTGGACGACACCTTGGCAAAAGACCTTCCCCGGATTGCTTCGTGAACATGGATATTTCGTGGGACATGTCGGCAAATGGCACAACGGAAAGATTCCCGCTGACAAATTCGACTTTAGCCGGTCGTATTTTGGAAAACACTGGGTGACGCAGCCCGACGGATCCAAGATTCATGTGACGGAAAAGAACGAGATGGACGCGTTGGAATTTTTGAAAACGCGTCCGACTGATCAACCGTTCTGCTTGACCGTGGCATTCTTTGCGACCCACGCGGAAGATTCCAACCCAAAGCAGTTTCTGCCTCAGCCCGAAAGCATGAGCCTGTATCGGGACGTGACCGTTCCCGTGGCACCCAACGCAACACAAGAGTCGTTCGAACGATTGCCTGACTTCGTGGGCAACGAAAAGAACGAAGGACGCAACCGATGGCACTGGCGATTTGACACGCCCCAGAAATACCAAACGATGATGAAGAACTACTATCGTTTGGCGACCGAGGTCGATGCGACTTGCGGGCGAATCCTGGCAGAGCTTGAAAAGCAGGGGCTCGGCGACAACACACTGGTCATCTTTACCACGGATAATGGCTATTACCATGCCGAACACGGCTTGGCGGATAAGTGGTACCCACACCAAGAAAGCATTCGTGTTCCATTGATCATTCGCGATCCGCGGATGCCCGACAGCATCCGTGGCCAAACCAATGACGCATTTACTCTGAATGTCGACCTGGCCCCGACCATCCTTTCCGCCACAGGCGTCGACGTCCCCGAAACGATGCAGGGCAGGGACGTCAGTTCTCTGTACCTTGCGGACCAAGAATCAGATTGGCGAAGCGAGTTCTTTTACGAACACCCGATGCTACGCAGCAAAGACTTCATTCCGGCATCCGAAGCACTCGTGCGTCGCGACTGGAAATATTTCTATTGGCCCGAATTTGATCACGAACAACTGTTCGATCTACGAAGCGACCCGCGCGAAGAAAACGACTTGGCCGGCGATCCGGAGCACGCGGATACCTTGCGTGATATGCGTGATCGATTTGCCGAATTGAAAGCCGCCGCACGATAG
- a CDS encoding sulfatase family protein: MLVAITCLVAHLALDAVAEAAERNVIFVITDDESPTLGCYGDPVAVTPAIDAIAADGMVFRNAYATTASCSASRSVVMSGLHNHRNGQFGHQHHYHKFASFHDVAALALPRVMQRAGYRTARIGKYHVAPEAVYHYETVIQGNGRNAVSMAEASADFITDSSDDRPFFLYFATSDPHRGGGVDRSSPLDLKPNLFGNKPKQGAYEGVEEVFFDPADVVVPSFLPDTPETRSELAQYYQSCARIDQGVARLVQILRDADLYDKTLIAFTSDHGMAFAGGKTTVYEGGLRVPMVVRDPYQSRRGVESDAMISHIDITPTLLDFAGGLDTKNNRPKDIIDVKKFWKERDEAEQENRNGGKPFDHYHGRSWMHCLANPDDAHHEQIFASHTFHEIQMYYPMRVIRDAKYKLIWNIAHPLPYPFASDLWAASSWQAQWAKGPDAPYGTRTVGQYVQRPEFELFDIADDPNESNNLADSPGHADVLERYQGKLKQLQKQYDDPWIMKWEYE; encoded by the coding sequence ATTCTAGTCGCCATCACCTGTTTGGTAGCCCATCTCGCGCTAGACGCGGTTGCCGAGGCAGCCGAAAGAAACGTGATCTTTGTGATCACCGATGATGAAAGCCCGACGCTGGGGTGCTATGGCGATCCCGTTGCCGTGACGCCCGCGATCGATGCGATCGCTGCCGACGGCATGGTCTTTCGCAATGCCTATGCCACCACGGCGTCCTGCAGCGCCAGTCGCAGTGTGGTGATGAGCGGTCTGCACAATCATCGCAACGGCCAGTTCGGTCACCAACATCATTACCATAAGTTTGCGTCATTTCACGACGTCGCCGCGCTGGCGTTGCCACGTGTGATGCAGCGTGCGGGCTATCGTACCGCCCGAATCGGCAAATACCACGTCGCGCCCGAAGCGGTCTATCACTATGAAACGGTGATCCAGGGTAACGGTCGAAACGCAGTGTCGATGGCCGAAGCCAGCGCGGATTTTATCACCGACTCGTCCGATGACCGGCCCTTCTTTCTGTACTTTGCGACCTCGGATCCGCACCGCGGTGGTGGGGTCGATCGATCGTCCCCATTGGATCTGAAACCCAATCTTTTTGGAAACAAGCCGAAGCAAGGGGCATATGAAGGGGTCGAAGAGGTCTTCTTTGATCCGGCCGACGTCGTGGTCCCCAGTTTCCTGCCCGACACACCGGAAACCCGCAGTGAACTTGCACAGTATTACCAGTCCTGTGCACGCATCGACCAAGGAGTGGCACGCCTGGTTCAGATCCTTCGAGACGCCGACCTGTATGACAAGACCCTGATCGCTTTCACCAGTGACCATGGAATGGCATTCGCTGGCGGAAAGACAACGGTGTACGAGGGCGGCCTACGGGTTCCCATGGTCGTCCGGGATCCCTATCAATCGCGTCGCGGCGTTGAATCGGATGCAATGATCAGCCACATCGATATCACACCAACATTGCTGGATTTTGCCGGAGGTCTGGACACGAAAAACAATCGCCCCAAGGACATCATCGATGTCAAAAAGTTCTGGAAAGAACGTGACGAAGCAGAACAAGAAAACCGAAACGGTGGCAAACCATTCGACCACTATCACGGCCGATCGTGGATGCATTGCCTGGCCAATCCAGACGACGCCCACCACGAACAGATCTTTGCCTCGCACACGTTTCACGAGATTCAGATGTACTATCCGATGCGTGTCATTCGCGATGCGAAATACAAACTTATCTGGAACATCGCGCACCCGCTGCCTTATCCCTTTGCGTCGGATCTTTGGGCGGCAAGCAGTTGGCAGGCTCAATGGGCGAAAGGCCCCGATGCCCCGTATGGGACGCGAACCGTCGGCCAGTATGTTCAGCGACCTGAATTTGAATTGTTCGACATCGCCGATGACCCAAACGAATCAAACAATCTGGCTGACAGCCCCGGTCATGCCGACGTTTTGGAGCGGTATCAGGGCAAACTAAAACAGTTGCAAAAACAGTACGACGATCCGTGGATCATGAAGTGGGAATACGAATAA